A window from bacterium encodes these proteins:
- the trkA gene encoding Trk system potassium transporter TrkA codes for MSQRLIVCGAGVIGSNLAKYLAEERHEVTLIEQKQNVAARATEKLDVQVTVGSAFDPKVLEEAGVGQADMVIAVTNSDVANLTICSLAAAFGAKKMIARVRDIALSGMVERHGRGHFHVDEIINPDEVAAQTIVKIMEAPGSSEVADFAGGRILLRSFNVLDESPLVGERLGDLRDSEFPWPFVMVGINRDGKIHIPRGDDVVETRDRIYVLLPKPSLAEFLTFVHPGVRLPKKVIIYGATNTGTSLAKSLSEKVPDVVLLEENRLKAEKVAGELKDVRVIHGLASEADILRECGVEAADAYIAVSASDHHNLISAVLAKQMGAKTTVITTHTPDYIPIVAGLGIDAFINPRLLATDQIMRLVRGERISHVASLPEVKAEVLELVAEPDSPITRKPLKDFKFPKNSIVGAICREDEVVLASGDSHVRAGEPVVVFCHEDAVPQIEKLFTKRKLL; via the coding sequence ATGTCACAGAGATTGATCGTTTGCGGAGCAGGTGTCATCGGCTCGAACCTTGCCAAGTACCTTGCCGAGGAGAGGCACGAGGTCACCCTCATTGAGCAGAAACAGAATGTAGCTGCCCGAGCCACTGAAAAGCTGGATGTCCAGGTAACGGTGGGGTCTGCCTTTGATCCCAAGGTCCTGGAAGAGGCAGGTGTCGGCCAGGCCGACATGGTCATCGCGGTGACCAACTCGGATGTGGCCAACCTGACCATCTGTTCCCTCGCCGCTGCCTTTGGCGCAAAGAAAATGATCGCGCGCGTTCGGGACATAGCCCTGTCAGGGATGGTTGAGCGCCACGGTCGCGGACACTTCCACGTCGATGAGATTATCAACCCCGACGAAGTCGCCGCCCAGACCATTGTCAAGATCATGGAGGCACCCGGCTCAAGTGAAGTTGCTGACTTTGCCGGCGGCAGGATTTTGCTTCGTTCCTTCAATGTATTGGATGAGTCGCCCCTGGTTGGAGAACGTCTGGGTGACCTGAGGGATTCTGAATTCCCTTGGCCCTTCGTCATGGTGGGCATCAACCGTGACGGGAAGATCCATATTCCACGGGGTGACGATGTCGTCGAAACCAGGGACCGGATCTATGTTCTGCTGCCGAAGCCTTCCCTGGCCGAATTCCTCACCTTTGTTCATCCTGGCGTCCGGCTCCCCAAAAAGGTGATCATTTACGGTGCCACCAATACAGGGACAAGCCTGGCCAAAAGCCTTTCGGAAAAGGTTCCGGATGTAGTGCTCCTGGAGGAAAACCGCCTCAAGGCGGAGAAGGTGGCCGGTGAACTGAAAGATGTGAGGGTCATCCACGGACTGGCCTCGGAAGCCGACATTCTCAGGGAGTGCGGTGTGGAAGCTGCGGATGCCTATATAGCGGTGTCTGCCAGCGATCATCATAATCTGATAAGCGCGGTGCTCGCAAAGCAGATGGGAGCCAAGACGACTGTGATAACGACTCACACGCCAGATTACATTCCGATCGTGGCAGGGCTGGGTATTGACGCCTTCATAAACCCAAGGCTGCTCGCCACAGATCAGATCATGCGTTTGGTAAGAGGCGAAAGGATCAGCCACGTGGCAAGCCTCCCCGAGGTAAAGGCGGAGGTTCTCGAACTTGTGGCTGAGCCGGATTCGCCCATCACCAGGAAACCGCTCAAGGATTTCAAATTCCCCAAAAATTCCATCGTTGGAGCAATCTGCAGGGAGGATGAAGTCGTTCTGGCATCAGGCGACAGTCATGTACGGGCGGGTGAACCGGTTGTCGTTTTCTGTCACGAAGATGCGGTCCCGCAAATAGAAAAGCTGTTCACAAAAAGGAAACTTCTCTAG
- a CDS encoding TrkH family potassium uptake protein, producing MHKKLVLNVISRMLMVVSLIMVLPLGWAVLDDPSSAESRSFIITILLGLAIVAVIRKLAPASGDDFDVMGAKDGLAIVGLSWVAVSLLGALPFYLSGVTPTFTDAFFETASGFTTTGATILTWIEGQPRGVLFWRSLTHWLGGMGIIVLSVALLPAIGRGAYALYRAEAPGPTAERVRPSMKETAKTLWTVYFILSAAEALLLLAGDMPLFDALCHTFGTMATGGFSTKNASIAAYGSYIQWVIVAFMFLAGCNFILHYQGLRGKVKSYWRSEEFRVYLAITLFFISLFILILGLGGEGFSESTVRQSAFQIVSILTTTGYTTVDFGLWPAFLKISLVILMFVGGCAGSTGGGMKVIRVYIALKTGAKSIIQVILPNAVMPLKIDSKPVSDTYVVRAAAYFIIYMFLFLFGTVAMTITENTDLVTAFGASVACLSNIGPGLGKVGAVENYAWISPAGKWILSFLMLAGRLELYSILILFVPDTWRK from the coding sequence ATGCATAAAAAACTGGTTTTAAATGTCATATCCAGGATGCTGATGGTCGTGTCCCTTATCATGGTCCTTCCCCTGGGTTGGGCCGTTCTGGATGATCCCTCGAGCGCCGAATCCCGATCGTTTATCATTACCATCCTGCTGGGTCTCGCAATTGTGGCTGTAATACGGAAACTTGCTCCTGCTTCCGGTGATGATTTTGACGTTATGGGAGCCAAGGATGGGCTCGCCATTGTGGGTCTGTCGTGGGTTGCTGTTTCCCTTCTCGGAGCGTTGCCCTTTTACCTGAGCGGTGTGACACCGACCTTTACAGACGCATTTTTTGAGACGGCAAGCGGGTTTACCACTACCGGGGCTACAATCCTCACCTGGATCGAAGGGCAACCCAGAGGCGTGCTGTTCTGGCGGAGCCTTACTCATTGGCTTGGCGGAATGGGGATCATTGTGCTGTCTGTGGCACTTCTCCCGGCCATCGGCAGGGGTGCCTACGCTCTTTACAGGGCGGAAGCGCCGGGGCCAACCGCCGAAAGGGTCAGGCCCAGCATGAAGGAGACGGCCAAGACTCTCTGGACCGTCTACTTCATCCTGAGTGCGGCGGAAGCCCTCCTGCTTCTCGCGGGGGACATGCCGCTGTTCGATGCTCTATGCCACACATTCGGGACCATGGCCACTGGAGGGTTTTCTACAAAAAACGCCAGTATCGCGGCCTACGGCAGCTATATCCAGTGGGTCATCGTCGCGTTCATGTTCCTGGCTGGATGCAACTTTATCCTTCACTATCAGGGGCTGCGAGGGAAGGTGAAAAGTTACTGGCGAAGCGAAGAGTTCAGGGTCTACCTGGCTATCACACTGTTCTTCATCTCCCTGTTTATTTTGATACTTGGCCTTGGTGGAGAGGGTTTTTCTGAATCGACTGTGCGCCAGTCTGCGTTTCAGATCGTGTCCATTTTGACCACCACGGGTTACACAACGGTGGATTTTGGCCTCTGGCCTGCCTTCCTGAAGATCTCCCTCGTTATCCTCATGTTTGTGGGGGGCTGTGCCGGGTCCACAGGTGGGGGGATGAAAGTGATCAGGGTTTATATAGCCCTCAAAACGGGTGCCAAAAGTATCATACAGGTTATCCTCCCCAATGCAGTTATGCCCCTCAAGATCGATTCCAAGCCGGTTTCGGATACCTATGTCGTCAGGGCCGCGGCCTATTTCATTATCTACATGTTCCTTTTCCTCTTTGGAACCGTTGCGATGACTATCACAGAAAATACGGATCTGGTCACAGCTTTTGGTGCCTCTGTAGCCTGTCTATCGAACATCGGCCCTGGTCTCGGCAAGGTAGGTGCGGTTGAGAACTACGCATGGATATCACCGGCAGGCAAGTGGATCCTCTCCTTTCTCATGCTCGCGGGACGCCTGGAACTGTACTCGATCCTTATACTTTTTGTACCGGATACATGGAGAAAGTAA
- a CDS encoding uracil-xanthine permease family protein, translated as MLFVAFGALVLVPLITGLDPNVALFTAGAGTLIFQLITKGKVPIFLASSFAFIAPISVGVAKWGIPGTMCGLAAAGVVYIILSQLVRWQGTDILHKVLPPIVTGPVIMVIGLLLAPVAVHMAQGRSGDGALVLVPYNQAIIVAIVSLATTVLVTMMAKGMLRLIPILCGVATGYVTAMLLGLVKFDAIREAAFIAWPNFTLPVWNWEAIIFIVPVAIAPAIEHFGDILAIGSISGKDYVTDPGIHRTLLGDGIATSFASLLGGPPNTTYSEVSGAVAITRVFNPAVMTWAAIFAIALAFIGKFGALLSTIPVPVMGGIMILLFGAITVIGLNTLVRAGDDLSLPRNLIVVSLILVSGLGGMKILGLGGIGLAGILGVALNLILPAAKK; from the coding sequence ATGCTGTTCGTAGCCTTCGGGGCCCTGGTTCTGGTGCCTCTTATCACCGGCCTTGATCCCAACGTAGCACTGTTTACGGCGGGGGCCGGAACCCTCATCTTCCAACTGATCACCAAGGGAAAGGTTCCCATTTTCCTTGCTTCCTCCTTTGCCTTCATCGCTCCCATAAGCGTAGGAGTGGCAAAGTGGGGCATCCCCGGAACCATGTGCGGTCTGGCCGCAGCAGGTGTCGTTTATATAATCCTGAGCCAGCTGGTGCGCTGGCAGGGGACGGACATTCTCCACAAGGTGCTGCCCCCCATCGTGACAGGCCCGGTCATCATGGTCATCGGCCTCCTGCTCGCTCCTGTTGCTGTCCACATGGCCCAGGGAAGATCAGGTGACGGCGCCCTGGTTCTGGTGCCTTACAATCAGGCGATCATCGTGGCTATCGTTTCTCTGGCAACCACTGTCCTCGTGACCATGATGGCCAAAGGGATGCTGCGCCTCATTCCCATCCTGTGCGGAGTCGCTACCGGGTACGTGACCGCAATGCTTCTCGGCCTTGTAAAGTTCGACGCCATCAGGGAGGCCGCCTTCATCGCGTGGCCCAACTTCACCCTCCCTGTCTGGAATTGGGAGGCGATCATCTTCATCGTCCCGGTGGCCATCGCTCCGGCTATCGAACACTTCGGGGATATCCTCGCTATCGGCTCCATAAGCGGGAAGGACTACGTGACTGACCCGGGAATACACAGGACTCTCCTTGGGGACGGGATAGCCACAAGCTTTGCGTCGCTGCTGGGCGGACCACCCAATACCACCTACTCAGAGGTCAGCGGCGCAGTGGCCATCACCAGGGTCTTTAACCCGGCTGTCATGACCTGGGCCGCCATCTTTGCCATCGCCCTGGCCTTTATAGGCAAGTTCGGAGCGCTTCTGTCCACCATCCCGGTCCCGGTGATGGGCGGGATCATGATCCTTCTCTTCGGTGCCATTACGGTGATAGGCCTGAACACACTGGTAAGGGCCGGGGATGATCTCTCTCTTCCCAGGAACCTCATCGTCGTATCCCTCATCCTCGTTTCCGGTCTGGGCGGGATGAAGATCCTGGGACTCGGCGGCATCGGCCTGGCGGGTATCCTGGGGGTGGCTTTGAACCTGATACTGCCGGCGGCGAAGAAATAA
- the upp gene encoding uracil phosphoribosyltransferase: MQVTVVDHPLIKHKLGLMRRHDISTKDFRELASEVARLLTYEATKDLPTEPGVIQGWAGPVNVEKIKGKKITVVPILRAGLGMMDGVLDLIPSTRVSIVGMYRNEETLEPVVYYEKMTSNIQDRIALILDPMLATGGTLCTAVDMLKRDGCNRIKGLFLVAAPEGLKKLEECHPDVEVYTAAIDERLNEIGYILPGLGDAGDKIFGTK; this comes from the coding sequence ATGCAGGTGACCGTTGTCGATCATCCTCTGATCAAACACAAGCTGGGCCTTATGCGGCGCCACGATATCAGCACCAAGGATTTTCGTGAACTGGCCTCCGAGGTAGCACGCCTGCTCACCTACGAAGCGACCAAGGACCTTCCCACTGAACCTGGGGTTATCCAGGGCTGGGCTGGGCCGGTAAATGTGGAGAAGATCAAAGGCAAGAAGATCACCGTTGTGCCTATCCTTCGGGCCGGCCTCGGGATGATGGACGGGGTCCTGGATCTCATCCCCAGTACAAGGGTGAGCATCGTTGGGATGTATCGCAACGAAGAAACCCTCGAGCCGGTAGTCTACTACGAGAAAATGACCAGCAACATACAGGACAGGATCGCTCTCATACTGGACCCGATGCTGGCCACCGGCGGCACCCTTTGCACCGCAGTGGATATGCTCAAGAGAGACGGCTGCAACCGGATCAAGGGTCTTTTCCTGGTAGCCGCCCCCGAAGGGTTGAAGAAGCTGGAAGAGTGCCACCCTGACGTAGAGGTCTATACCGCCGCTATTGACGAACGGCTGAACGAGATCGGGTATATCCTGCCCGGCCTCGGGGACGCCGGGGACAAGATTTTCGGTACAAAATAA
- the ald gene encoding alanine dehydrogenase, which translates to MRIGIPTEIKDNEYRVGIVPSGVEDLVRHGHNVLIQKGAGEGSFISDEEFRSAGATILPDAPALWESSELIMKVKEPLLPEYDLMKKGQLLFAFLHLAPLPDLVNSLIEGQIRSVAYETIQGADGSLPLLAPMSQVAGKMAVQLGAAYLQKEKGGIGRLLGGVPGTKHGRIVIIGGGNVGISAAKVAYGLGAQVVIIDTNHSRLSYIDDVFDGKVVTLMSNSRNIREAAASCDMLVGAVLLPGALAPRIVTREVLKGMRPGSVFVDVSIDQGGMGETSRATSHSQPTYVEEGVIHYCVPNIPGSVPATSTIALTNVTLPYCLRLAADPVAALRSDSGLALGANTWDGHITCEPVAQALGREWVPVENLIREA; encoded by the coding sequence ATGAGGATCGGGATACCCACGGAGATCAAAGACAATGAATACCGGGTCGGTATCGTTCCATCCGGAGTCGAAGATCTTGTCCGCCACGGTCACAATGTACTGATACAGAAGGGGGCAGGAGAGGGCAGCTTCATCTCCGATGAGGAATTCAGGAGTGCCGGAGCAACTATCCTCCCGGATGCCCCGGCGTTGTGGGAAAGCTCGGAGCTCATCATGAAGGTCAAGGAGCCGCTGCTGCCCGAATACGATCTCATGAAAAAGGGCCAGCTCCTTTTCGCCTTTCTCCACCTGGCTCCCCTTCCGGACCTGGTGAACAGCCTCATCGAAGGTCAGATCCGTTCCGTCGCTTACGAAACGATACAGGGAGCCGATGGAAGCCTCCCTCTTCTTGCCCCCATGAGCCAGGTGGCCGGTAAAATGGCAGTACAGCTTGGAGCGGCCTACCTGCAGAAGGAAAAGGGGGGCATTGGCCGGCTGCTGGGGGGAGTGCCTGGCACCAAGCATGGCCGGATCGTCATTATCGGGGGAGGGAACGTCGGGATAAGCGCCGCCAAGGTCGCCTACGGCCTGGGAGCCCAGGTGGTGATCATCGATACGAATCACAGCCGTCTCAGCTACATCGACGATGTTTTCGACGGTAAGGTGGTTACTCTCATGTCAAACTCCCGGAACATCAGGGAGGCTGCCGCCTCATGCGACATGCTCGTGGGAGCCGTACTTCTTCCGGGGGCTCTGGCACCCAGGATCGTAACGAGGGAAGTCCTTAAAGGCATGAGACCCGGCTCAGTTTTCGTTGATGTATCCATCGACCAGGGCGGTATGGGGGAAACCAGCCGTGCCACCTCCCACTCCCAGCCCACCTATGTGGAGGAGGGCGTCATTCACTATTGTGTGCCCAACATCCCGGGTTCCGTCCCCGCTACCAGCACCATAGCCTTGACCAACGTTACCCTGCCCTACTGCCTCAGGCTCGCGGCAGATCCGGTTGCGGCATTGAGATCCGACTCCGGGCTGGCCCTGGGAGCCAACACCTGGGATGGACACATCACCTGCGAGCCGGTTGCCCAGGCGCTGGGGAGGGAGTGGGTGCCTGTTGAGAACCTTATCCGTGAAGCGTGA
- a CDS encoding cupin domain-containing protein gives MSQKEIPKKERGMPVSEATDLAELVQYGDGAVVSRTLIQAAVGTVTVFAFDKGQGLSTHSAPFDALVQILDGSAEITIGEKTVPVSAGESLLMPADIPHALNATERFKMLLTMIREKKQ, from the coding sequence ATGAGCCAGAAAGAGATCCCGAAAAAAGAGCGTGGTATGCCGGTTAGCGAGGCCACAGACCTTGCGGAACTGGTTCAGTATGGAGATGGAGCTGTGGTGAGCAGGACCCTTATTCAGGCAGCTGTGGGTACAGTCACTGTTTTCGCTTTTGACAAGGGGCAGGGGCTCAGCACCCATTCAGCCCCCTTCGACGCCCTCGTTCAGATTCTGGACGGAAGCGCCGAAATAACTATCGGGGAGAAAACGGTTCCGGTATCCGCGGGTGAATCCCTTCTCATGCCGGCGGATATCCCCCACGCCCTGAATGCCACTGAACGGTTCAAGATGCTCCTTACTATGATAAGGGAGAAGAAACAGTGA
- a CDS encoding hotdog fold thioesterase has translation MSKDLSKHIQFMEQEVPFNRYLGFKVLHSEEGFVRVLIPFRPEFIGDPRRPALHGGIFSAVIDACGGLAVWTLFDVKALISTVDMRVDYLRPGPDSDIVAESRVVRMGNRVSVVNTIVYPEGSNDDILAEGRAVYNTRKAQSD, from the coding sequence ATGTCCAAAGATCTATCAAAGCACATCCAGTTCATGGAGCAGGAAGTTCCCTTCAACCGCTATCTGGGGTTTAAGGTGCTGCATTCTGAGGAAGGGTTTGTCAGGGTGCTGATACCCTTCAGGCCTGAATTTATAGGGGATCCAAGGCGTCCCGCACTCCACGGAGGGATCTTTTCCGCCGTTATCGATGCGTGCGGCGGGTTGGCCGTGTGGACCCTGTTCGATGTCAAGGCTCTCATCTCCACAGTGGACATGCGGGTGGATTACCTTCGGCCCGGTCCGGACAGCGATATCGTTGCGGAATCAAGAGTCGTGCGCATGGGCAACCGTGTGAGCGTGGTCAATACCATCGTTTACCCTGAAGGCAGCAATGATGATATCCTCGCCGAGGGACGGGCGGTTTACAATACGCGAAAGGCTCAAAGCGACTGA
- a CDS encoding DmsE family decaheme c-type cytochrome yields the protein MPRLTLKILGKATVFGLVLAALGFVVSCASMKTSRPVVPMREYERVLVGSMAAEYVGNEDCLKACHDHDQTAAFLAESVHGHQKVEGTDRLLVNCETCHGPGSEAIAPDFISKHNRCDTTQFVPLQALPAAALSMLCLKCHSSYSMANIQYWPFSDHALGEISCSDCHKLHRSSQQKIKGAQINQQCMGCHDSVRAEFSFTARHPVPEGKMLCTDCHEPHGSQAPRGLVALDQKGLCLNCHGQLVGPFTWEHADVTDECTACHSPHGSVFADMLKVQEPFLCLQCHAGHTDFSTPASPSASIKGAFYTRCTNCHSQIHGSDTRGPHPGSGLIQ from the coding sequence ATGCCGCGGTTGACGCTGAAGATCCTGGGTAAGGCTACCGTTTTCGGGCTCGTTCTGGCGGCGCTCGGATTTGTCGTTTCCTGCGCTTCCATGAAAACCAGTCGTCCCGTGGTTCCCATGAGGGAGTATGAAAGGGTGCTGGTGGGCTCCATGGCGGCCGAGTATGTGGGAAACGAGGATTGTCTCAAGGCGTGCCATGACCACGATCAGACCGCTGCGTTTCTTGCCGAAAGTGTCCACGGCCACCAGAAGGTCGAGGGCACGGACAGGCTTCTCGTCAACTGTGAAACCTGCCACGGTCCCGGCAGCGAGGCGATAGCGCCGGACTTTATCAGCAAGCACAACCGGTGCGATACCACCCAGTTCGTCCCCCTTCAGGCGTTGCCGGCAGCGGCCCTTTCCATGCTCTGTCTCAAGTGCCACAGCTCCTACTCCATGGCCAACATACAGTACTGGCCCTTCAGTGATCATGCTCTGGGTGAGATCAGCTGCTCTGACTGCCACAAGCTGCACCGGAGTTCTCAGCAGAAAATCAAGGGCGCTCAGATCAACCAGCAATGTATGGGCTGCCACGACAGCGTCAGGGCGGAGTTTTCCTTCACCGCAAGACACCCAGTTCCGGAGGGCAAAATGCTCTGCACCGACTGTCACGAACCCCATGGCAGCCAGGCTCCCCGCGGCCTCGTGGCGCTGGACCAGAAAGGCCTGTGCCTCAACTGCCACGGACAGCTCGTCGGCCCCTTCACCTGGGAGCATGCCGACGTCACCGATGAGTGCACGGCATGCCATTCGCCCCACGGGTCCGTATTCGCTGATATGCTCAAGGTCCAGGAACCGTTCCTGTGTCTTCAGTGCCATGCAGGACATACCGATTTCAGCACACCGGCGTCTCCCTCGGCGAGCATAAAGGGAGCTTTCTACACCCGCTGCACCAACTGTCACTCCCAGATACACGGTTCCGATACAAGGGGACCGCATCCGGGCAGTGGCCTGATCCAGTAG
- a CDS encoding ABC transporter substrate binding protein, translating to MISVPIKFMRTELIVGILCMLLMTCVPVAARAATVGLILPKDCAFSSDVKDKFSVHLKEAGIKDSEILMQRPGSDKVSRLNSMRKFLAFGVDVIVVWGSTSIKEIAGEAGKTPIVFVGVWDPVESGIVNGLKQPGKNITGVVGKTATAFLLDNIIEATGTKVLGVIYHSGLVDSMGQYGDVKRMAPGKGLELVEADLQTSSEEETSAALEPAPFLYLAQGCDVEGGVYEALAKLNKPAATQNPGITGGGVIFTLAPDMDETIKVASDITGRILQGEKPGDIPVARIKKVNFKINVGEARRLGVKIPFGVLNRGTEVIR from the coding sequence ATGATCTCAGTGCCGATAAAGTTCATGCGGACAGAGTTAATAGTGGGCATTTTATGCATGCTGCTGATGACCTGTGTGCCGGTGGCTGCCCGGGCGGCCACCGTAGGGCTTATCCTTCCCAAAGACTGCGCTTTTTCCTCCGACGTCAAGGACAAGTTTTCCGTTCATTTAAAAGAGGCAGGGATCAAGGATAGCGAGATCCTGATGCAGCGGCCAGGTTCGGACAAGGTGTCGCGCCTTAACAGTATGAGGAAGTTCCTGGCTTTCGGGGTGGATGTCATTGTGGTATGGGGCAGTACTTCCATTAAGGAGATCGCAGGTGAGGCGGGCAAAACACCCATTGTGTTTGTTGGTGTGTGGGATCCTGTTGAGAGCGGCATCGTTAATGGCCTTAAACAGCCGGGTAAAAACATCACAGGCGTTGTGGGGAAAACCGCTACAGCCTTCCTGCTGGATAATATCATCGAAGCCACCGGTACCAAGGTTCTCGGAGTCATTTACCATTCAGGTCTTGTTGACAGCATGGGACAGTACGGTGACGTCAAGAGGATGGCACCCGGTAAGGGCCTGGAACTTGTGGAGGCTGACCTTCAGACAAGCTCCGAGGAGGAGACCTCCGCAGCCCTGGAACCGGCCCCGTTCCTGTACCTGGCCCAGGGGTGTGACGTGGAAGGCGGCGTTTATGAGGCTCTGGCGAAGCTCAACAAGCCGGCCGCCACCCAGAACCCGGGTATCACAGGGGGTGGCGTTATCTTTACTCTCGCTCCGGACATGGATGAGACCATCAAGGTCGCCTCCGACATCACGGGGCGTATTCTGCAAGGAGAAAAACCTGGGGATATTCCGGTAGCCAGGATCAAGAAGGTCAACTTTAAAATAAACGTGGGTGAGGCACGCAGGTTGGGCGTAAAGATCCCCTTCGGAGTGCTTAATCGTGGGACCGAGGTAATCAGATAG
- a CDS encoding methyl-accepting chemotaxis protein, giving the protein MINFTKLSIKIKVSIFVAVILVVVIGLTTMIFSSEVNQRLEKALLAATTLVGENLVSEIKKTVDMGIYLSELDGLSDQLTQVVEQDATLGYIYVADNKAAVLYFSDGMAEWVGELAKVSDSLLEDTATPVTALIQSGGEGYYQLSIAIDSMGDFQGYLAIGLKEKVIGEQLKQINRRMILIGLFSFLIATLIIVVFLNRLISVPLASLAVTARQISDGNIMEPDIAVRHDEIGELSGAFGVMARELTGMICRFSDTSSSLQSSSVDLSSVAGNLTTSFGKQMETLDGVVTAIQEIDELAKDLSKQAINLSDTANESSASITESTSAIGEINLNMAEINEAIENITSSILQMSATFGELAEGADETAKLGEDAMDAVSRISEGVKNMEMMVDQSKTLSEDMKLNAQDIGSKAVRETLQGILSIKEDVQNSEQAMKLLNEKVDSIGDIVTVIEGIADQTNLLALNAAIISAQAGDEGKSFAVIASEIRELSASTTESTKKISSVIQSVQQEAKSYTNYVKRVSHSVEEGHNRGLQATEALDKLVEYANDSARMSGEISQVTREQASASEMVASSIEHFTKRADVIRRATSEEAQTAKFIRDSIEKAKGMVEKVYRSTEEQNKTSQMINDMVIKAEEIASRLQQATEREKDLITSISGSVESLRDMSQENFGMVKSVDSSSEMLTDLSSSLGKELDRFRMENGAEKGPSIEEG; this is encoded by the coding sequence ATGATCAATTTCACAAAGCTCTCAATAAAGATCAAGGTCTCGATCTTCGTCGCCGTCATTCTTGTCGTTGTTATTGGTTTAACGACGATGATATTCTCTTCGGAGGTCAACCAGCGGCTTGAGAAGGCCCTGCTGGCCGCTACCACCCTTGTGGGAGAGAACCTGGTCAGTGAGATCAAGAAGACGGTAGACATGGGCATCTACCTTTCCGAACTGGACGGTCTTTCCGATCAGCTCACCCAGGTTGTGGAGCAGGATGCCACTCTCGGTTATATCTATGTCGCTGACAACAAGGCCGCGGTGCTCTACTTCAGCGACGGGATGGCGGAGTGGGTGGGGGAACTGGCCAAGGTTTCGGATTCTCTCCTCGAGGATACCGCGACCCCGGTAACGGCACTGATCCAATCCGGGGGTGAGGGGTACTACCAGCTTTCCATTGCCATTGATTCCATGGGAGATTTTCAGGGATACCTCGCCATCGGTCTCAAGGAAAAGGTCATAGGCGAGCAATTAAAACAGATCAACAGGCGCATGATCCTCATCGGGCTGTTCAGCTTTCTCATTGCCACCCTTATCATCGTTGTATTTTTGAACAGGCTCATAAGCGTGCCTCTCGCGAGTCTGGCGGTAACCGCAAGACAGATCTCCGACGGGAATATCATGGAGCCTGACATCGCTGTGCGGCACGATGAGATCGGGGAGCTTTCAGGAGCCTTCGGGGTGATGGCTCGGGAGCTTACCGGCATGATTTGCAGGTTCTCCGATACATCGTCCAGCCTCCAGAGTTCTTCGGTGGACCTGTCCTCCGTAGCCGGGAACCTTACGACCTCCTTCGGGAAACAGATGGAGACCCTCGACGGGGTGGTAACCGCTATCCAGGAGATCGATGAGCTGGCCAAGGACCTTTCCAAGCAGGCAATTAACCTGAGTGATACGGCCAACGAATCCTCCGCATCCATTACAGAGTCCACATCTGCCATCGGGGAGATCAACCTGAATATGGCTGAGATCAACGAGGCTATAGAAAACATAACCTCCTCCATACTCCAGATGTCCGCTACCTTTGGAGAGTTGGCGGAGGGGGCTGATGAGACGGCCAAGCTGGGAGAGGACGCCATGGACGCTGTGTCCAGGATCAGCGAGGGCGTCAAGAACATGGAGATGATGGTGGACCAGTCAAAGACCCTGTCTGAGGATATGAAGCTCAACGCTCAGGACATCGGGTCCAAAGCTGTCAGGGAGACCCTCCAGGGCATTCTTTCCATAAAGGAGGATGTCCAGAATTCTGAACAGGCCATGAAACTGCTTAACGAAAAGGTGGACAGCATAGGGGATATCGTCACTGTGATCGAGGGTATTGCCGACCAGACCAACCTCCTTGCGCTCAACGCAGCCATCATCTCGGCCCAGGCCGGAGACGAAGGCAAGAGCTTTGCCGTGATCGCCTCCGAGATCAGGGAACTTTCCGCAAGCACAACCGAGTCCACAAAGAAAATATCCTCGGTCATCCAGTCGGTCCAGCAGGAGGCCAAAAGCTATACCAACTATGTAAAGAGGGTCAGCCATAGCGTGGAAGAGGGTCATAACCGCGGTCTGCAGGCAACAGAAGCGCTGGACAAGCTCGTGGAGTATGCTAACGACTCTGCTAGAATGTCTGGAGAGATCTCCCAGGTGACGCGAGAACAGGCATCGGCCAGTGAAATGGTGGCCAGCAGCATCGAGCATTTCACCAAGCGGGCTGACGTGATCAGACGCGCCACCTCCGAAGAGGCGCAAACGGCAAAGTTCATCAGGGATTCAATCGAGAAGGCAAAGGGGATGGTGGAAAAGGTCTATCGGTCCACAGAAGAGCAGAACAAGACCAGCCAGATGATCAACGACATGGTCATCAAGGCTGAGGAGATAGCCAGCAGACTGCAGCAGGCTACCGAGAGAGAAAAAGACCTCATCACTTCCATTTCCGGTTCCGTGGAGTCCCTGAGGGATATGAGCCAGGAGAACTTCGGAATGGTGAAGAGTGTCGATTCCTCGTCAGAAATGCTTACCGATCTGTCCTCCTCCCTGGGCAAGGAACTCGACAGGTTCAGGATGGAAAATGGCGCGGAAAAGGGACCTTCCATCGAGGAAGGGTAG